A region from the Mycolicibacterium litorale genome encodes:
- the allB gene encoding allantoinase AllB, which produces MTADAPEQSNPPDFDLVVRGERTLTTAGIVAREIGIRDGRVVAIEPLGSGLTGAETVELTDEQVMIPGLVDTHVHVNEPGRTEWEGFDSATRAAAAGGVTTLIDMPLNSIPPTVNVEALDAKRKAASGKLHIDVGFWGGAIPGNTGDLRALHDDGVFGFKCFLLHSGVDEFPHLDADEMEKDMRVLADFDSMMIVHAEDSRAIDHAPTAEGDRYSRFLASRPRGAENVAIAEVIERARWTGARAHILHLSSSDALPMLATAKRDGVRITVETCPHYLTLLAEEIPNGATAFKCCPPIREASNRELLWQGLLDGTIDCIVSDHSPSTIDLKDVENGDFGVAWGGVASLQLGLSLIWTEAKRRGITLTQVIEWMAASPAALAGLNNKGKIALGYDADFAIFEPESAHVVDVHKLHHKNPISPYDGRALAGVVTSTWLRGERIDFKTPRGRMLRRGGV; this is translated from the coding sequence ATGACCGCCGACGCCCCCGAGCAGTCGAACCCACCCGATTTCGACCTGGTGGTCCGCGGCGAACGCACGCTGACGACGGCGGGAATCGTCGCCCGTGAGATCGGCATTCGCGACGGTCGCGTCGTCGCGATCGAACCGCTGGGCAGCGGCCTCACCGGCGCAGAGACCGTCGAGCTCACCGACGAGCAGGTGATGATCCCCGGCCTGGTCGATACGCACGTACACGTCAATGAGCCGGGACGCACCGAATGGGAGGGGTTCGACTCAGCCACCCGCGCGGCGGCGGCGGGAGGCGTCACCACGCTGATCGACATGCCGCTCAACTCGATCCCGCCGACGGTCAATGTCGAAGCACTCGACGCCAAGCGCAAGGCAGCTTCGGGCAAGCTACACATCGACGTCGGCTTCTGGGGCGGCGCGATCCCCGGCAACACCGGCGATCTGCGCGCTCTGCACGACGACGGCGTGTTCGGTTTCAAGTGCTTCCTGCTGCACTCCGGAGTCGACGAGTTCCCGCATCTCGACGCCGACGAGATGGAGAAGGACATGCGGGTGTTGGCCGACTTCGACTCCATGATGATCGTGCACGCCGAGGACTCCCGCGCCATCGATCATGCCCCCACTGCCGAGGGTGACCGATACAGTCGCTTCCTGGCATCGCGACCGCGCGGCGCCGAGAACGTGGCGATCGCCGAGGTCATCGAGCGCGCGCGGTGGACCGGCGCCCGCGCGCACATTCTGCATCTGTCGTCGTCGGACGCTCTGCCGATGCTCGCGACCGCCAAGCGCGACGGCGTCAGGATCACGGTCGAGACGTGCCCGCACTACCTGACGCTGCTCGCCGAGGAGATTCCCAACGGCGCGACCGCGTTCAAGTGCTGTCCGCCCATCCGTGAGGCGTCGAATCGGGAGCTCCTGTGGCAGGGCCTGCTCGACGGCACGATCGACTGCATCGTCTCCGACCATTCACCGTCGACGATCGACCTGAAGGACGTCGAGAACGGCGATTTCGGCGTTGCCTGGGGCGGTGTGGCGTCGCTGCAGCTGGGCCTGTCGTTGATCTGGACCGAGGCCAAGCGTCGCGGGATAACGCTCACCCAGGTGATCGAATGGATGGCGGCCAGCCCTGCCGCGCTCGCCGGATTGAACAACAAGGGCAAGATCGCCCTCGGTTACGACGCCGATTTTGCGATCTTCGAGCCCGAGTCCGCCCACGTCGTCGACGTGCACAAGCTGCATCACAAGAATCCGATCAGCCCCTACGACGGACGTGCACTCGCCGGTGTGGTGACGAGCACCTGGTTGCGCGGCGAGAGAATCGACTTCAAGACCCCGCGGGGACGGATGCTGCGCCGCGGCGGGGTGTAG
- a CDS encoding ABC transporter ATP-binding protein yields the protein MSTPVVTVRGLRRAFAAQQVLDGLDLDIADGEFVAMLGRSGSGKSTLLRILAGLDDQVQGSVVVPRFRAVVFQNPRLLPWRRALANVTFALPDAGPDAPTRTARGRAVLDEVGLSDKARSWPLSLSGGEAQRVSLARALVREPDLLLLDEPFGALDALTRLKMYRLLHDLWARRHMAVLHVTHDVDEAILLADRVVVLSEGRVSLDRRVDLPFPRSRGDEGFGELRRVLLAELGVREEVGHDRSR from the coding sequence ATGAGCACCCCGGTGGTCACCGTCCGCGGGTTGCGCCGGGCGTTCGCCGCCCAGCAGGTGCTCGACGGCCTCGACCTCGACATCGCCGACGGCGAGTTCGTCGCGATGCTCGGTCGGTCGGGGTCAGGTAAGAGCACACTGCTGCGCATCCTCGCCGGCCTAGACGATCAGGTGCAGGGTTCGGTGGTCGTGCCCCGGTTCCGCGCGGTGGTCTTCCAGAACCCGCGCCTACTGCCGTGGCGGCGCGCGTTGGCCAACGTCACCTTCGCGCTGCCCGACGCCGGCCCTGACGCACCCACCCGCACCGCCCGAGGTCGCGCCGTGCTCGACGAGGTGGGGTTGTCCGACAAGGCGCGCAGCTGGCCACTGTCGTTGTCCGGCGGTGAGGCGCAACGGGTTTCCCTGGCCAGGGCGCTGGTCCGCGAACCCGACCTGCTACTCCTCGACGAACCGTTCGGTGCCCTCGACGCGCTGACCCGGCTCAAGATGTACCGCCTGCTTCACGACCTGTGGGCGCGACGGCACATGGCCGTCCTGCACGTCACCCACGACGTCGACGAGGCGATCCTGCTGGCCGACCGCGTCGTGGTGCTCTCCGAGGGCCGGGTCTCGCTGGACCGGCGGGTGGATCTCCCGTTCCCCCGCAGTCGCGGCGACGAAGGCTTCGGCGAGCTTCGCCGCGTTCTCCTGGCTGAACTCGGCGTCCGTGAGGAGGTCGGGCATGACCGCAGCCGGTGA
- a CDS encoding NCS1 family nucleobase:cation symporter-1 produces MSTESTGLIRDSGRDDATPFAGASPSLYNPELAPTKREGRRWSAYNIFTLWANDVHSLGNYSFAIGLFALGLGGWQILLALGLGGVFLFLLLNLSGFMGEKTGVPFPVMSRIAFGIRGAQIPALIRGAVAIAWFGIQTYLASVVLRIMIIALAPSAEALDSNSFLGLSTLGWISFVALWVIQVVIVSYGMEMIRRYEAFAGPVILITMIALAVWVLGNADWTIAWTTPDSLTGVDMWLQIIGGASLWVAIYGTFVLNFCDFTRNATSKRAIVGGNFWGIPLNMLVFGAIVVTLAGAQFRIDGRVIEAPADIVQEVPNTLLLVLAALALLILTVAVNLMANFVAPIYALNNLFPKHLNFRRAAFISAVIGLVILPWNLYNSPAVINYFLGGLGAILGPLFGIIMVDYWLVRRSKINVLALFTTDVNGDYHYTKGVNVRAVVALAITAVAALLLAFVPAFKIVSEFSWFIGAGLGAIVYLVVADRRGPFNDVSGEPIAVASTHH; encoded by the coding sequence ATGAGCACAGAATCCACCGGGCTCATCCGCGACTCCGGTCGTGACGATGCAACCCCGTTCGCCGGCGCGAGTCCGTCCCTGTACAACCCCGAACTCGCGCCCACGAAGCGCGAAGGTCGGCGCTGGAGTGCATACAACATCTTCACCTTGTGGGCGAACGACGTACACAGCCTCGGCAACTATTCGTTCGCCATCGGACTGTTCGCCCTCGGCCTCGGCGGGTGGCAGATCCTGCTGGCGCTCGGACTGGGCGGCGTCTTCCTCTTCCTGCTGCTCAACCTGTCCGGGTTCATGGGGGAGAAGACCGGCGTCCCGTTCCCGGTGATGAGCCGCATCGCATTCGGCATCCGCGGTGCGCAGATCCCCGCCCTCATCCGCGGCGCGGTCGCGATCGCGTGGTTCGGCATCCAGACCTACCTCGCGTCGGTGGTGCTGCGCATCATGATCATCGCGCTCGCACCGTCTGCCGAGGCACTCGACTCGAACAGCTTCCTGGGGTTGTCGACGCTCGGCTGGATCTCGTTCGTCGCGCTGTGGGTCATCCAGGTGGTCATCGTCAGCTACGGCATGGAGATGATCCGCAGGTACGAGGCGTTCGCCGGTCCGGTCATTCTCATCACGATGATCGCCCTCGCGGTCTGGGTGCTGGGCAATGCCGACTGGACCATCGCTTGGACGACGCCCGACTCGCTGACCGGGGTCGACATGTGGCTGCAGATCATCGGCGGAGCCAGCCTGTGGGTCGCGATCTACGGCACATTCGTGCTCAACTTCTGCGATTTCACCCGTAACGCGACGTCGAAGCGGGCCATCGTGGGAGGTAACTTCTGGGGCATTCCGCTCAACATGCTGGTGTTCGGCGCCATCGTCGTCACCCTGGCCGGCGCTCAGTTCCGTATCGACGGACGCGTCATCGAAGCGCCTGCCGACATCGTGCAGGAAGTGCCGAACACCCTACTGCTGGTGCTCGCAGCACTCGCGCTGCTGATCCTGACCGTGGCCGTGAATCTGATGGCGAACTTCGTCGCCCCGATCTATGCGCTCAACAACCTGTTCCCGAAGCACCTGAACTTCCGTCGTGCAGCGTTCATCTCGGCGGTCATCGGCCTGGTGATCCTGCCGTGGAACCTGTACAACTCGCCTGCCGTCATCAACTACTTCCTCGGTGGGCTCGGTGCCATCCTCGGGCCGCTGTTCGGCATCATCATGGTCGACTACTGGCTGGTGCGCCGTTCCAAGATCAACGTTCTGGCCCTGTTCACCACCGATGTGAACGGCGACTACCACTACACGAAGGGCGTCAATGTGCGTGCCGTGGTGGCCCTCGCCATCACGGCGGTAGCGGCACTGCTGCTGGCGTTCGTTCCGGCGTTCAAGATCGTTTCGGAGTTCTCCTGGTTCATCGGCGCGGGACTCGGTGCGATCGTGTACCTGGTCGTCGCTGACCGCCGTGGTCCGTTCAACGATGTGTCCGGCGAGCCCATCGCCGTGGCGAGCACGCACCACTGA
- a CDS encoding ABC transporter substrate-binding protein, with protein sequence MLRHLVRTALTLAVLASAVACSGSDDSSGGYTLRIGATSPTGTPAGSLGWGDKQGILAEELKDAGVDKIEYSFFQSGSDVASALFAGAIDVAAIGDNPALRARSRDPKVVLLALDSINGDAWLVGAKGGPTDIQGLVGKAVTAPQGTIRDRAAKQLIDAAGLTGKIQVRDVPTPESIAGLGSGQIDATVVTGASAIELGHKGFPIIDSLSRHGLGSTGTNIALSTFTEAHPEFTDTWRQAVTAVNRDITENFDDYAAWVAQTDGTQLEFVKESTKPDEFNTEPFPAQGVDQLEAAYEFLNADGSLESQYSVREWAGARS encoded by the coding sequence ATGCTTCGCCATCTCGTGCGCACCGCACTGACCCTTGCTGTCCTCGCCTCGGCCGTCGCCTGCAGCGGCAGTGACGACAGCTCGGGCGGCTATACGCTGCGTATCGGCGCGACGTCTCCGACCGGCACACCGGCCGGATCGCTGGGCTGGGGTGACAAACAGGGCATCCTCGCCGAGGAACTCAAGGATGCCGGCGTCGACAAGATCGAGTACTCCTTCTTCCAGTCCGGCAGCGACGTCGCCTCGGCGCTGTTCGCCGGTGCGATCGACGTCGCCGCCATCGGTGACAACCCCGCTCTGCGGGCGCGCAGCAGGGATCCCAAAGTGGTTCTGCTCGCCCTGGATTCGATCAACGGCGACGCCTGGCTGGTGGGCGCCAAGGGCGGACCGACCGACATTCAGGGACTCGTCGGCAAAGCCGTGACCGCCCCTCAGGGCACGATCCGCGACCGCGCGGCCAAACAGCTGATCGACGCCGCGGGCCTCACCGGCAAGATCCAGGTCCGCGACGTGCCCACCCCCGAGTCGATCGCCGGGCTGGGCTCCGGCCAGATCGACGCCACCGTCGTGACCGGTGCCAGTGCAATCGAATTGGGACACAAGGGCTTCCCGATCATCGACAGCCTGTCGCGGCACGGACTGGGCAGCACCGGCACGAACATCGCGCTGTCGACCTTCACCGAGGCCCACCCCGAGTTCACCGACACCTGGCGCCAAGCCGTGACCGCCGTCAACCGCGACATCACCGAGAACTTCGACGACTATGCCGCGTGGGTCGCCCAAACCGACGGAACCCAACTGGAATTCGTCAAGGAGTCGACCAAGCCCGACGAGTTCAACACCGAACCGTTCCCGGCACAGGGTGTCGACCAGCTCGAGGCCGCATACGAGTTCCTCAACGCGGACGGATCATTGGAGAGCCAGTACTCGGTGCGCGAGTGGGCCGGAGCGCGGTCGTGA
- a CDS encoding aspartate/glutamate racemase family protein: MRILVANVNTTSTMTDAIAESARGVASPGTEIVGITPRFGADSCEGNFESYLAAIAVMDAITSYPEPFDAVIQAGYGEHGREGLQELLDVPVVDITEAAASTAMYLGHKYSVVTTLDRTVPLIEDRLKLAGLDARCASVRASGLGVLELESDPDRAVEAIVRQAREAVDNDRAEVICLGCGGMAELEEKVSAATGVPIVDGVRSAVTIAEGLVRMGLSTSKVRTYATPREKKVIGWPFQF; this comes from the coding sequence ATGAGAATCCTCGTCGCCAACGTCAACACGACGTCCACGATGACCGATGCGATCGCCGAGTCGGCGCGCGGTGTCGCGTCGCCGGGTACCGAGATCGTGGGCATCACACCGCGTTTCGGCGCGGACTCGTGCGAAGGCAACTTCGAGAGCTATCTCGCGGCCATCGCCGTCATGGACGCGATCACCTCGTACCCCGAGCCGTTCGACGCGGTGATTCAGGCCGGCTACGGCGAGCACGGCCGGGAAGGGCTACAGGAGTTGCTCGACGTGCCGGTGGTCGACATCACCGAGGCGGCCGCGTCCACGGCGATGTATCTCGGACACAAGTACTCGGTCGTCACCACGCTCGACCGCACCGTCCCGCTGATCGAAGACCGTCTCAAGCTGGCGGGACTCGACGCACGATGCGCGTCGGTGCGGGCGTCCGGTCTCGGTGTGCTCGAACTCGAATCGGATCCGGATCGGGCCGTCGAGGCGATCGTCCGCCAGGCGCGCGAGGCGGTCGATAACGATCGCGCCGAGGTGATCTGTCTCGGTTGCGGCGGCATGGCCGAACTCGAGGAGAAGGTGTCGGCCGCGACCGGCGTCCCGATCGTCGATGGAGTCCGGTCGGCGGTCACCATCGCCGAAGGACTGGTCCGGATGGGTCTGTCCACGTCGAAGGTGCGTACCTACGCGACTCCGCGGGAGAAGAAGGTCATCGGCTGGCCATTCCAGTTCTAG
- a CDS encoding bifunctional allantoicase/(S)-ureidoglycine aminohydrolase, producing MTTAQYYTPRGGLPPQTDLLTDRAIVTEAYTVIPRGVLSDIVTSVFPEWTDTRAWILNRPVAGGATTYFQAIVEVKPGGGAQRPEPQPEVQSFLFVTSGALTVDAAGQSQTLTEGGFAYLPAGTDWSAHNNGDADATFVWIRKRYEAIEGHTPSVKFGNEQDIEPSAMPGTDGKWRTTRMLDPQDLAYDMHVNIVTFEPGATIPFAETHVMEHGLLMLEGKAVYHLNGDWVEVQEGDFLALRAFCPQACYAGGPSNFRYLLYKDVNRQIML from the coding sequence GTGACCACTGCGCAGTACTACACGCCCCGCGGCGGCCTGCCCCCGCAGACCGATCTGCTGACCGACCGCGCCATCGTCACCGAGGCCTACACCGTGATCCCGCGCGGCGTACTCTCCGACATCGTCACCTCGGTGTTCCCGGAGTGGACCGACACGCGCGCCTGGATTCTCAACCGGCCGGTCGCCGGTGGCGCGACGACGTACTTCCAGGCGATCGTCGAGGTCAAACCCGGCGGCGGTGCGCAGCGACCCGAGCCCCAACCCGAAGTGCAGAGCTTCCTGTTCGTCACCTCCGGCGCGCTCACCGTGGACGCAGCAGGCCAGTCGCAGACCCTCACCGAGGGCGGCTTCGCCTACCTGCCGGCGGGCACCGACTGGTCGGCCCACAACAACGGTGACGCCGACGCGACGTTCGTCTGGATCCGCAAGCGCTACGAGGCCATTGAGGGCCACACCCCATCGGTGAAGTTCGGCAACGAGCAGGACATCGAGCCGTCAGCCATGCCCGGGACCGACGGCAAATGGCGCACCACGCGCATGCTCGACCCGCAGGACCTCGCGTACGACATGCACGTCAACATCGTCACCTTCGAGCCCGGGGCGACGATTCCGTTCGCCGAGACCCACGTGATGGAACACGGCCTCCTGATGCTCGAGGGCAAGGCTGTCTATCACCTCAACGGCGACTGGGTGGAAGTCCAGGAGGGCGACTTCCTGGCGCTGCGCGCGTTCTGCCCGCAGGCGTGCTACGCGGGTGGGCCGTCGAACTTCCGCTACCTGCTGTACAAGGACGTCAACCGCCAGATCATGCTCTGA
- a CDS encoding ABC transporter permease, with protein sequence MTAVVPAIRPGAPRPQLIDVTAGHRRRRGVWARIPRPVRRMMSPVLILAAWAIGSATGLLNTDLFPPPAHVATTAWRLLTDGQLALHVGASATRVLTGTVLGILLGVVLAVLAGLTRTGEDLLDWTMQILKAVPNFALTPLLIIWMGIGEGPKIVLITLGVAIAIYINTYSGIRGVDQQLVEMAQTLEARRSTLVTQVILPGAMPNFLVGLRLGLSSAWLSLIFAEMINTTEGIGFLMSRAQTNLQFDVSLLVIVIYAVAGLASYSLVRLLERLLLSWRNGFGGFESTA encoded by the coding sequence GTGACCGCCGTCGTTCCGGCGATCCGGCCTGGCGCCCCCAGACCGCAACTGATCGACGTCACCGCCGGGCACCGTCGCCGGCGCGGCGTGTGGGCCCGTATTCCGCGCCCGGTGCGCCGCATGATGAGCCCGGTGCTCATCCTGGCGGCCTGGGCCATCGGCTCGGCCACCGGGCTGCTCAACACCGATCTCTTCCCCCCGCCGGCACATGTCGCCACCACCGCCTGGCGGCTGCTCACCGATGGCCAGCTCGCGCTGCACGTCGGCGCTTCGGCCACCCGGGTCCTGACGGGCACCGTGCTCGGCATCCTCCTCGGCGTAGTGCTGGCCGTGCTCGCCGGTCTGACCCGCACCGGCGAGGACCTGCTCGACTGGACCATGCAGATCCTCAAGGCCGTACCGAATTTCGCGCTCACTCCGCTGCTGATCATCTGGATGGGCATCGGAGAAGGTCCGAAGATCGTGCTCATCACCCTCGGCGTCGCGATCGCCATCTACATCAACACCTACTCCGGCATCCGCGGCGTGGATCAACAGCTCGTCGAGATGGCGCAGACGCTCGAGGCCCGGCGGTCCACCCTCGTCACGCAGGTGATCCTGCCCGGCGCGATGCCCAACTTCCTCGTCGGCCTGCGGCTCGGGTTGTCCAGCGCCTGGCTGAGCCTGATCTTCGCCGAGATGATCAACACCACCGAGGGCATCGGCTTCCTGATGTCGCGCGCCCAGACCAACCTGCAATTCGACGTCTCCCTGTTGGTGATCGTGATCTACGCGGTGGCCGGCCTGGCGTCCTACTCGTTGGTGCGACTCCTGGAGCGGCTACTGCTGTCGTGGCGCAACGGTTTCGGCGGTTTCGAGAGCACGGCATGA